A single window of Myxocyprinus asiaticus isolate MX2 ecotype Aquarium Trade chromosome 34, UBuf_Myxa_2, whole genome shotgun sequence DNA harbors:
- the LOC127425201 gene encoding formyl peptide receptor 2-like, whose protein sequence is MATNKTLFLQSHSEVSTHYEETTVDIDAIMDNVTIVFYTITVLLGITGNTLVIWVAGFRLKPNVTNVWLVNLAVADLIFCFTRVISLLKKLFFDYWPFGVFLCKFNGFFKYANMFCSVFLLAVISVDRMLCVWHPVFTRERRTLCAARVVSLGIWIVAVIFSSPYFVYRQVYSKNNLSKCSLEVKESSETDIVARNALYSIRFLCGFLLPFLVILICYILAGIGIRRTRFSGKSRPLRILAALICAFFLCWAPYHCLLLAKMVDKKSQAVKLGLPVAKGLAYFNSCVNPALYFCMGLNVRRRFKQSLSGIYRRALMEDGYTVQSQEGTAEESCNSIPKTASKVRDKIDDMTNV, encoded by the exons ATGGCCACCAATAAGACTCTGTTCCTTCAGTCTCACTCAGAAGTCTCAACCCACTATGAGGAAACTACAGTGGACATTGATGCTATCATGGATAATGTTACCATTGTCTTCTACACCATTACTGTTCTCCTGGGCATCACTGGGAACACTTTGGTCATCTGGGTGGCTGGCTTCCGGCTGAAGCCCAATGTAACCAACGTATGGTTGGTCAACCTCGCTGTAGCTGACCTGATCTTCTGCTTTACCCGCGTCATTTCACTTCTCAAAAAACTTTTCTTTGACTACTGGCCTTTTGGAGTGTTTCTCTGCAAGTTCAATGGCTTCTTTAAGTATGCCAACATGTTCTGCAGTGTCTTTCTTCTGGCTGTCATCAGTGTGGATCGAATGCTCTGTGTGTGGCACCCAGTGTTCACCAGGGAAAGACGGACATTATGTGCTGCCCGTGTGGTCAGTTTAGGAATTTGGATTGTGGCGGTCATCTTCAGTTCACCATACTTTGTATACCGGCAGGTTTACTCTAAGAACAACTTGAGCAAGTGCTCCTTGGAG GTGAAAGAATCATCAGAGACTGACATTGTAGCAAGGAACGCCTTGTACAGCATCCGTTTCTTATGCGGATTCCTGTTGCCCTTCCTGGTCATTCTCATCTGCTACATACTAGCTGGTATCGGTATACGTAGAACTCGGTTCTCTGGCAAATCACGGCCTCTCCGGATTCTTGCTGCACTTATCTGTGCCTTTTTCTTATGCTGGGCCCCCTACCATTGCCTACTGCTTGCCAAAATGGTGGACAAGAAGAGCCAAGCAGTCAAACTTGGCCTGCCTGTTGCTAAGGGTTTAGCCTATTTCAACAGCTGCGTGAACCCAGCGCTGTACTTCTGCATGGGACTGAATGTTAGGCGACGCTTCAAACAAAGTCTGTCAGGAATTTATCGCCGAGCACTAATGGAAGACGGCTACACTGTGCAGTCCCAGGAAGGCACTGCGGAAGAAAGCTGTAATTCCATTCCAAAGACCGCAAGCAAAGTTCGAGATAAAATTGACGACATGACTAATGTTTAA